A genomic region of Roseateles amylovorans contains the following coding sequences:
- a CDS encoding patatin-like phospholipase family protein, with amino-acid sequence MGAALAGAAHADDEDIAPIAQRADGQRPRVALVLSGGGAKGGAHLGVLKTLQRLRVPVDLVVGTSAGSIAGAAYASGMPLADIEAELRPLNTAVLLHDVDRRHLPMRLKGDEASNFIGPELGINPRHQLALPKGAVAGVSLEAVLRRFTSRQRVDAFDDLPLPFRAIATDLSTAEMVVLDHGSLSLAVRASMALPALVNPVDLDGRLLVDGGVSRNLPVDVARAMGADVVIAVNIGAPLHTREALTSLLSVSDQMVRILTARNVAQSLSELRETDVLISPDVGDISVTDFDRLMEAEAAGEIATLAQARRLAALAVDAPRYAAYEQRRVQGTALAGRIDAIEIDGLSRVSERSVRDSLGLRDGDVFDAATADDSIKRLYARGDFERVGYAFAEVPDGRRVLTVIMNEKSWGPQYLRFGLGLSSDFQGSANFDLRLDHRATWLNAWGAEWRNDLQVGHSDRVRTEWYQPLLTSQRLFVSASAQASAEPFDLYNDRERVARFRKESGDLRLELGGVVSDAGELRVGLRRGKTRLGNDTGPVAGRDLIPTTNTGGVEARVQADTLDSLKFPRQGYAADFRLYRSLPSLGAQDAYSKLDVSLRAARSWQAHSLRAAYFASHGIGGTEVPGYELAQLGGFLRLSGYRTGQFLGTEMRMARLVYSYRIASPGLLDGIHLGGSIEVGRVSDSRGLLSDGRTLRSNAAFLAVDTPIGPLYLAYGRASAKDSTVYLFLGVP; translated from the coding sequence TTGGGGGCGGCACTGGCCGGTGCGGCCCATGCCGACGATGAAGACATCGCCCCCATCGCCCAGCGGGCCGATGGCCAGCGGCCGCGTGTGGCGCTGGTGCTGTCCGGCGGCGGCGCCAAGGGCGGGGCGCATCTGGGCGTGCTCAAGACCCTGCAGCGACTTCGGGTGCCGGTGGACCTGGTGGTGGGCACCAGCGCCGGGTCAATTGCGGGCGCCGCCTATGCCAGTGGCATGCCGCTGGCGGACATCGAGGCGGAGCTTCGGCCCCTGAACACGGCGGTGCTGCTGCACGACGTGGACCGCCGCCATCTCCCCATGCGGCTCAAAGGCGATGAGGCCAGCAATTTCATCGGCCCCGAGCTGGGCATCAATCCTCGTCATCAACTGGCTCTGCCCAAGGGCGCGGTGGCTGGTGTGTCGCTGGAGGCGGTGCTGCGCCGCTTCACCTCGCGCCAGCGCGTCGACGCGTTTGATGACCTGCCGCTGCCGTTTCGCGCCATCGCCACCGACCTGAGCACCGCCGAGATGGTGGTGCTGGACCACGGCAGCTTGAGCCTGGCGGTGCGCGCCAGCATGGCGCTGCCCGCGCTGGTGAATCCGGTGGATCTGGACGGTCGGCTGCTGGTGGACGGCGGGGTGAGCCGCAACCTGCCGGTCGACGTGGCGCGCGCCATGGGCGCGGATGTGGTGATCGCGGTGAACATCGGCGCCCCGCTCCATACCCGCGAGGCGCTCACCTCCTTGCTGTCGGTCTCGGATCAGATGGTGCGGATCCTGACGGCCCGCAATGTGGCGCAATCGCTCAGCGAGCTTCGCGAGACCGATGTGCTGATCTCGCCCGACGTCGGCGACATCAGCGTGACCGATTTCGATCGGCTGATGGAGGCCGAAGCCGCCGGCGAGATCGCAACCCTGGCACAAGCGCGCCGGCTGGCGGCGCTGGCGGTGGACGCGCCGCGCTACGCTGCCTACGAACAGCGCCGCGTGCAGGGCACCGCGCTGGCGGGTCGGATCGATGCCATCGAGATCGACGGCCTGAGTCGCGTCAGTGAACGCAGCGTGCGTGACAGCCTGGGCCTTCGCGATGGCGATGTCTTCGATGCGGCCACGGCCGACGACAGCATCAAGCGGCTGTATGCCCGCGGCGATTTCGAACGCGTGGGCTATGCCTTCGCAGAGGTGCCGGACGGCCGTCGGGTGCTCACCGTCATCATGAACGAGAAGAGCTGGGGGCCGCAGTACCTGCGCTTTGGCCTGGGCCTCTCGTCGGACTTCCAGGGCAGCGCCAACTTTGATCTGCGGCTGGACCACCGGGCGACCTGGCTGAATGCCTGGGGAGCGGAATGGCGCAACGACCTGCAGGTCGGCCACTCCGACCGGGTGCGAACCGAGTGGTACCAGCCCCTCCTGACCAGCCAACGGCTGTTCGTGTCCGCCAGTGCCCAGGCGTCGGCAGAGCCGTTCGACCTCTACAACGACCGGGAACGGGTGGCGCGGTTTCGCAAGGAGTCCGGCGATCTGCGGCTGGAGCTGGGCGGGGTGGTTTCGGATGCAGGCGAGCTGCGTGTGGGGCTGCGACGCGGCAAGACCCGGCTGGGCAACGACACCGGCCCCGTGGCCGGCCGGGACTTGATTCCCACCACGAACACCGGCGGTGTCGAAGCCCGAGTGCAGGCGGACACCCTGGACAGCCTGAAGTTCCCGCGGCAGGGCTATGCGGCCGATTTCCGGCTGTACCGAAGCCTGCCGTCCCTGGGCGCGCAGGACGCCTACAGCAAGCTCGACGTCTCGCTGAGAGCCGCACGGTCCTGGCAGGCGCACTCGCTGCGCGCGGCCTATTTCGCCAGCCACGGCATCGGCGGCACGGAGGTGCCGGGCTACGAACTGGCGCAGTTGGGGGGATTCCTGCGGCTGTCGGGCTACCGCACCGGACAGTTTCTCGGCACGGAAATGCGCATGGCACGGCTGGTGTACAGCTACCGGATCGCCTCGCCGGGATTGCTGGACGGCATCCACCTGGGCGGCTCGATCGAAGTCGGTCGGGTGAGCGACTCACGTGGACTGCTGTCCGACGGACGGACCCTGCGCAGCAATGCCGCCTTCCTGGCGGTGGACACGCCCATCGGACCGCTTTATCTCGCCTATGGCCGGGCCAGCGCCAAGGACAGCACCGTCTACCTGTTCCTGGGCGTGCCTTGA